The nucleotide window CGGTATTTTTAGGAACTTTCGGAGTTTCTTTTCTTATGAGCAATTATTCTATTACAAAAATACAGGCTGCAAATTATATTATTGCAACTGTAATCGGTTCTGCGGTGAGCGGTCTTGTGATAGGATATTTATCCGATAAAATTAAAAGAAGAAAATCTATTCTTATATTTTCTTCAATTGCCACTTTGATTCTTTGGATAGTTTTAATTTATGTGAAACTTCCTTTAGGTTTATTAACTTCATATCTGTTTGTATTCGGATTTTTAATGACGGCATTTACTCTCTGCTGGACAGTAGGTAATGAAGTAAATGACAGAAGATTGTCAGGAATGTCTACAGGAGTAGTAAACTGTATAGGATTTTTAGGAGCAGCGGTGATTCCTGTGATTATGGGAAAAGTACTTGATACTTATAAAAATATGCCTGAAATAGGGTATAAAAAAGCTTATTTTGTACTGATTATTCTGGTTGGATTAAGTACTGTATTCTCGTTTTTTTCAACTGAAACTTACGCTACTAATGTATACAAAGAAAAAGAATAAAGGAGGCGGAGAATTATGTCGAATGTACTTGATAAAGCTAAAAAATACGAAGATTATATAATAAAAATAAGACGTAAATTACATGAAAATCCAGAACTCAGTTGTCAGGAATTTGAAACGAAAAAATTGATAGTTGAAGAATTAAAAAAATTAGGTCTTGAAATAAAAGAAACAAGCGGTACAAGTCTTATAGCTGTACTGAAAGGCGGCAAGCCGGGTAAAACTATAGCTTTAAGAGCAGATTTTGATGCTTTGCCTATTATAGAACAGTCCGATGTAGAATTTATTTCAAAAAATCATGGAGTTATGCATGCGTGCGGTCATGACGGACATACTGCAATGCTTTTAGGAGCGGCAAATATTCTGTCCGAAATGAAAGAAGAAATAAACGGAGAAATAAGATTTTTCTTTCAGGAAGGTGAAGAAATTTTTGCAGGAGCGAAAAAGATTATAGAAGCAGGCGGAATGAAAGGTGTAGATGCATGTTTCGGTATGCACGGAATGCCTATACCTACAGGGACTGTGAATATTGAATCAGGGTACAGACTTTCAGGATGTGATACAATATATGTGAATTTTGAAGGAGTTTCAGGACATGGTTCGGCTCCGCATCTTGCAAAAGATACAATTCATCCTGCATGCCTTTTTGTGACGGACCTTCAGTCAATAATTACGAAAAACTTGAATCCTCAAGAAGCAGTAGTTGTTTCTGTAGGAAAATTCAACGGTGGAACTAAAGCCAATATTATTTCAAAATATACTGAATTGGAAATATCGATGAGATATTTTAATCCTGAAGCAAGAAAAACAGTTCATGAAGCAATAATAAGACATACAAAATCTATTGCAGAAGCCTATGAGATAAAAGTGGATGTTCGTATAGAAGAAAGTACACTTAGCCTTTATAATTCGCCTGAAATGGTGGAACTTGCAAAAAAGGTCGCTACGGAAATACTGGGAGAAAATTGTAATGTTCCAATACCGAGACCTATGGCATCGGAAGATATGTCTTATTACTTTGAACATGCCAAAGGTGTATACATTTTTATCGGATATAAAAATGAAGAAAAAGGAAGTATTTATTTCCCGCATCATGAAAAATTTAAACTTGATGAAGACTATTTCAAATATGGGGCAGCAATATTTGTAGAATTTGCTCTTGATTATTTAAAAAGTAATTTATAGATCGATAAATTTATTAAATAATAATTATATATATATTATTTAAAAAATCTTTGAAAAAGAAAGGAGGGAGAAAAATGTTAGAATTAAATAAAGATAACTTTGAAGCTGAAGTATTGCAAGCTGACGGGTATGTATTTGTAGATTTCTGGAGTCAAGGATGCGAACCTTGTAAAGCATTAATGCCTGATGTTCATAAATTAGCTGAAAAATATGAAGGTAAAATGAAATTTACTTCTTTGGATACTACAACAGCAAGACGTCTTGCTATTAAACAAAGAGTATTGGGATTACCTACATTAGCTGTTTACAAAGGCGGAGAAAAAATTGACGAAGTAACAAAAGAAGATGCAACTGTAGAAAATGTAGAAGCATTAATCAAAAAATATATCTAAATTAAAGCAAAGGAGGAGTCATTATGCGTCTTGAGTTAGGCAAGATTTTCATAAAGGACATTCAGTTTGCTTCAGAATCAAAGATTGAAAATAATGTATTGTATGTTAACAAAGAAGAGTTAATCAAAGCAATTTGGGATGATGAAGCGATAGTATCGGTAGACCTTGATATAGCGAAGCCGGGAGAGAGTGTTCGTATTACACCGGTAAAAGATGTAATAGAACCTCGTGTTAAGGTAGAAGGAAGAGGAGGAATTTTTCCGGGAATTTTATCGAAAGTTGACACAGTAGGAGAAGGAAAAACAATAGCATTGAAAGGTATAGCTGTAGTAACTACAGGAAAAATCGTAGGATTCCAGGAAGGAATCATAGATATGACAGGACCGGGAGCAGAATATACACCTTTTTCTAAATTAAACAATTTAGTAATAATTGCTGAACCTGCTGAAGGTATTAAACAGCATGAGCATGAAAAAGCGGTTCGTTATATAGGATTTAAAGCGGCTAAATATATAGGAGAATTGGCTAAAGACTTAAAACCTGAAGAAACAAAAGTATACGAAACGAAACCGTTGCTTGAACAAATAGCTCAATATCCTGATTTACCTAAAGTAGGATATGTGTATATGTTACAAACTCAAGGATTGTTACATGATACTTATGTTTACGGAGTAGATGCTAAACAAATAGTTCCTACACTTCTTTATCCAACTGAAATAATGGATGGAGCAATAGTAAGCGGAAACTGCGTGTCTGCATGTGATAAAAACCCTACTTACGTTCATTTGAACAACGGAGTAATAGAAGAATTGTATGAAAAACACGGAAAAGAAATCAACTTCTTAGGTGTAATCATAACAAATGAAAATGTATATTTGGCTGACAAAGAAAGATCTTCAAACTGGACAGCAAAATTCACTAAATATTTAGGACTTGATGCAGCTATCGTTTCTCAGGAAGGATTCGGAAACCCTGATACTGACTTGATAATGAACTGTAAAAAAATTGAAAATGAAGGTGTTAAAACTGTTATCGTTACTGATGAATATGCAGGACAAAACGGAGCGAGCCAAAGCTTGGCAGATGCCGATCCTAAAGCTGATGCAGTTGTAACAGGAGGAAACGCTAACCAATTAATTACATTGCCTAAATTAGATAAAGTAATCGGACATATAGATGTAGTTAATGTAATTGCAGGAGGAAATCATGATTCGTTACAAGCAGACGGAAGTATCGTGTTGGAAATTCAGGCAATCACAGGAGCAACAAATGAAACAGGATTCGGTTATTTAAGTGCAAAAACTTACTAAAGATTTAACAGAATAAAAATAAGTTGATTTTCAAATAAAAAAATAATAAATGGAGGAAAGATAATGAGTAGTTTAAAAAATAAAAAAGTAATCATTATCGGAGATAGAGACGGTATACCCGGACTTGCTATCGAAGAGTGTGTAAAAACTATTGAAGGAACAGAAGTAGTATTTTCATCTACTGAATGCTTTGTCTGAACGGCTGCAGGTGCGATGGACTTAGAAAATCAAAAACGTGTTAAAGAAGCTGCCGAAAAATTCGGTAATGAAAACGTTGCGGTTTTATTAGGTGCGTCAGAAGCCGAAGCTGCTGGTCTAGCAGCTGAAACAGTTACTGTAGGAGATCCGACTTTTGCAGGGCCGTTGGCAGGAGTGGCATTAAATCTTGCAGTATATCATATAGTAGAAGAAGCAGTAAAAGAACAGGTTGATCCGGCTGTTTATGAAGAACAGGTTGGAATGATGGAAATGGTATTGGATGTAGATGCAATCTCTGAAGAAATGAAAGAAGTACGTGGAGACTAATCCAACTTACAGATAACTAGGAGGTAAAAAATGTCTAAAATAAGAGCAGTGCATTATATTAATCAGTTTTTTGCTGGAGTTGGAGGGGAAGAAAAAGCTCATATAGAGCCTGAATTAAGAAAAGAATTGCCGCCAATATCACAGCAATTACAAGCACAATTAGGAGACGAATTTGAAATAGTGGCTGCAGTAGTATGCGGAGACAGCTATTTCAATGAAAATCTGGAAAAAGCACAGGCAACTTTATTGAAAATGATTAAAGGTTTAGAACCTCAATTATTTATAGCAGGACCGGCATTTAATGCAGGACGTTACGGAGTTGCTGCGGGAACAATTACAAAATTAATTCAAGATGAGTTACATATACCGGCTGTAACAGCTATGTATATTGAAAATCCGGGTGTAGATATGTACAGAAAAGATGTATATATAGTAGAAGCATCCGACAGTGCAGCAGGAATGAGAAAAGTTTTACCTAAATTAGCTAAATTAGCAACAAAATTGGCTAAAGGAGAAGAAATACTTTCTCCTGCAGAAGAAGGATATATCCCTAAAGGAGTAAGGGTAAACTTCTTCCATAAAGAAACAGGATCCAAACGTGCTGTAGATATGTTAATCAAAAAAATTAAAGGTGAGCCTTTTGAAACTGAATATCCTATGCCTAATTTCGATCGTGTAGATCCTAATCCGGCAGTTAAAGATTTAACTAAAGCAACAATCGCATTGGTTACATCAGGAGGAATAGTACCTAAAGGAAACCCTGATCACATTGAATCATCTTCAGCATCAAAATATGGAGAATACAGTATAGCAGGAGTTAATGACTTGACAGCTGATACATTTGAAACAGCTCATGGAGGATACGACCCTGTGTACGCAAATGAAGATGCAGACCGTGTGTTACCTGTAGATATAATGAGAGAATTGGAAAAAGCAGGAAAAATCGGTAAATTACACGATAAATTCTACACTACAGTAGGTAACGGTACAGCGGTAGCGAGTGCAAAAGGATTTGCAGCAGAGTATGCACAAAAATTAAAAGCTGACGGGGTAGATGCAGTTATCTTAACATCTACTTGAGGAACTTGTACACGTTGCGGTGCAACGATGGTTAAAGAAATTGAGAGAGCAGGAATCCCTGTAGTACATATGTGTACAGTAGTACCTATATCTCTTACAGTTGGAGCAAACAGAATCGTTCCGACTATAGCAATACCTCATCCGTTAGGAAATCCTAAATTGGACAGCATAGAAGAAGAAAGAAAAATAAGAAGAAAATTAATAGATAAGGCGTTAAAAGCATTAACGACAGAAGTAGACGGTCAAACAGTATTTGAATAATTAACTTAGTTAATTCAGAAAGGAGACGGAGCGGTCTTGATTAGAGAAAACAGTCTTTTTAAGACTGCTCCAAATAAAAATATGAATTATCCAGTATTTAAAGGAGCAGGATATGTTCTGGTTCATACACCTGACATGATTGAAAACGGTTCTACATGTTCTATAGAAAGAGAAACAAATCCTGATTCTGAATTTTTAAAAGAAATAAAAAATCATATAAGATCATACGAAGAAGTAGTGAATTACTTGCCGAACCAGGTTTATATAGGAAGAAAAACTCCCGAAGAGTTAAATACATTCCCTATGCCTTGGTACAATATAAAAGATCAGAAAGGTGATCGTCACGGTAAATTCGGAGAAATAGTTCCTCAGGATGAATTTTTGGGAATAATGCAAATATCGGATGCTTTTGATTTAGTAAAATTATCCGAAGAATTTGTAGCATCAGTACGTCCGAAAATAGAGGAAAACTATAAAGAATTGGCTCCGTTTTTTGGACAGTTGAAAGGTTCCGATATAAGCGAAATCGATCCTAAAGATCAAAAATTAATTCATGAAGGAAAAGTTGTAGGATATGTAAAAAGAGCACATGACGTAGACCCTAACTTAAATGCTCACGTAATGGCTGAAAATCTTGTAGTTAAAGCGTCAGGAGTTATTTCTGCATTGCAATTATTAAGAAATGCAAAAATCAATCCTGAAGAAATAGATTATGTAATAGAATGTTCTGAAGAAGCGTGCGGAGATATAAACCAACGTGGAGGAGGAAACTTTGCAAAATCTATAGCTGAAATCGCAGGATTGACAAATGCTACAGGATCGGATTTACGTGGATTCTGTGCTGCACCTACTCATGCGTTAATAAGCGGTGCATCATTGGTTAAAGCGGGAATCTATAAAAACGTAATGGTAGTTGCCGGAGGAGCAACTGCAAAATTGGGAATGAATGCAAAAGATCACGTTAAAAAAGGAATTCCTGTATTGGAAGATGTGTTGGGAGGATTTGCAGTACTTATTTCTGAAAATGACGGAGTAAACCCTGTAATAAGAACCGACTTGGTCGGAAAACATAATGTAGGAACAGGTTCTTCACCTCAAAAAGTTATTTCTGCATTGGTAACACCGGGCTTGGATAAAGCAGGATTGAAAATTACCGATATTGATGTATTCTCTGTAGAAATGCAGAATCCTGACATCACAATGGCTGCAGGAGCAGGGAATGTACCTGAGGCTAACTATAAAATGATCGGTGCATTGGCTGTAATGCGTGGAGACATAGCAAAAGCCGGTTTGAAATCGTTTATAGAAGAAAAAGGATTGCCTGGATGGGCTCCGACACAAGGTCATATTCCTTCAGGAGTACCTTATGTAGGATTCTTGCGTGAGGATTTGACTACAGGAAATAAAAACAGAGCGATGATTGTAGGTAAAGGAAGCTTGTTCTTAGGAAGAATGACAAACTTATTTGACGGTGTTTCGTTCGTTGCTGAAAGAAATACAGGAGAAAAATCTTCTGAAGAAGGAGCAGTTTCTAAAGAAGAAATAAGAAAAATAATAGCAGAATCAATTAAAAAACTTGCTCAAAATATCGCAGATGCAGAAGAGTAGGGGGTGTATGCTATAATGAGTAAAAAAATAATTTCCGAAGTATTACTTGAGTTAGCCGATGCTATTGAAACAGGAAATTTCGGGAAAAAAATAAAAGTAGGAGTAACAACTTTAGGAAGTGAACACGGTAGTGAAAATATCATAAAAGGTGCAATAGCAGCTAAAAATGATTTGTTTGATATAGTTCTTATAGGAAAAGGGCATGAGGATTTTGAAAGTTATGAAACAGAATCTGAAGATGAAGCTCACAAAATAATGGAAGAATTATTGGATAAAGGCGAAATAGCTTCATGTGTTACTATGCACTATAATTTTCCTATAGGAGTTTCCACAGTAGGAAGAGTAGTAACTCCCGGAAAAGGAAACGAAATGTTTATAGCTACGACTACCGGAACGTCGGCAACTGACAGAGTGGAAGCTATGGTCAGAAATGCGATATACGGTATAGCAGCTGCAAAATCAGTAGGCATTAAAAAACCGACAGTAGGTATAATAAATATAGAAGGTGCAAGACAAACAGAAAAATTATTGTCCGAACTTCAAAAAAACGGATATGATTTTGAATTTACAGAATCTCAAAGAGCCGACGGCGGAGCGGTAATGAGAGGAAATGACTTGTTGATGGGTACGCCTGATGTGATGGTAACAGATTCATTAACAGGAAATTTACTTATGAAAATATTCTCGTCATTTACTACAGGAGGAGATTACGAAGCCCAAGGATACGGATACGGTCCGGGAGTGGGAGAAAATTATGACAGAAGAATATTGATTCTTTCAAGAGCATCGGGTTCACCTGTGGTTGCAAAGGCATTGAAATATGCTTATGAAGTGGCTACAGGAGAAGTAAACGAAAAAGCCAGAGAAGAATACAAAAAAGCTCAAGCGGCAGGATTGGATAAAATTTTTGCCGAATTGAAAAATAAAAAACAGGAAAGTAAACCTTCGGAAGAAGTAAAAGTTCCTGAAAAAGAAGCGGTAACATCTCAAATAGCAGGTGTAGATATTATGGATCTGGAAGATGCTGCAAAAGCTATCTGGAAACACGGTATATATGCTGAAAGCGGAATGGGATGTACAGGACCGATTATTCTTGTAAGTAAAGCAAATAAAGAAAAAGCCAAAGAAATATTGAAAGCGGACGGTTTTTTATCAGAATAAAAAATAATATTCCATATAAATAAGGCCTATAAATTTTATTCGGAATATTTATAGGCTGTTATTTTTGGATTATAATTATAATATTGCTATTTTAAATTTATATTATACTTTGTTAATTTTTTAACAAGATATAGGAAGTTTTTATAAATTATATAGTTATTACTATACGGAAGTACAATAATAGTGATTTTGGGTACTTTGTAAATATTCTGATTAATATGTAAATTATTTAAAGAATAAAATAGGATTTTTATGAAGACGGTAATTATTATTTGCTTGTGTATTAAATTTCAATATGCAGGGAGTGAAAAAAATGGGTTATGAAAAATTAGTAGATTTAATAAACACAATAAATAGTTTTATTGCAAGTAATATTTTGATGTGGGGATTATTGGGAGCGGGAGCATTTCTTACTCTTTTTTTAGGATTTCCACAGATAACTAAAATGTCAAGAGCATTTGGAATGGTATTTGGAGGGCTGTTTAAGAAAAAAGCAAATTCAAAAGAAGGTTCTATGTCTTCATTTCAAGCACTTGCTACAGCTATTGCGGCACAAGTGGGAACAGGTAACGTAGCCGGAGTTGCCACTGCCATAACTGCAGGAGGACCGGGAGCTATTTTTTGGATGTGGGTTTCAGCATTTTTAGGAATGGGAACAATTTTTACAGAAGCAACTTTGGCACAAAAGTACAGAAAAAAAATTCATGGAGAACTTGTAGGAGGACCGGCTTATTATATTTCTTACGGATTAAAAAAAGCAGGAATTTTAAGTAAATTTTTAGCAGGATTTTTTGCAGTGTCTATTATTTTAGCTCTCGGTTTTATGGGAAATGCCGTACAGTCAAATTCTATAGCATCGGGAATTAAAGGAATAAGTGGACTGGAAAATATAAATGCAGGAATAATCGGTGTTATAGTGGCAGTTTTGGCAGCCTTGATATTCTGGGGAGGAATGCAAAGAATAGCAAAATTTGCAGAACTCGTAGTTCCTATTATGGCGGCAGTTTATATATTGGCAAGTATTATAGTTTTAATTATATTTCATAAAGAAATAATACCTACAGTAATTTGGATATTTGAAAGTGCCTTTACACCTCATGCAGCAGTCGGAGGAATTGCAGGTTCAATAGTTAAAGTAGCAGTTCAGAAAGGTATCGCAAGAGGATTGTTTTCGAATGAGGCAGGAATGGGATCTACTCCTCACGCTCATGCCGTAGCACATGTAAATCATCCGGCAGAACAGGGATTATCAGCTATGGTAGGAGTATTTATAGATACTATACTTGTTTGCTCAGCTACAGCTTTATCTATCTTGGTTACAGGAGCATATAACCTTAAAGATGCAGGCGATAAATATTTAAGAGGAGCACAGCTTACTCAAGGTGCATTTAAAAATGCCTTTGGAGAGCCGGGAGCAATTTTACTTGCTATCTGTCTTGCATTTTTCGCATTTACAACTATAGTAGGATGGTATTATTTCGGAGAATCAAATATTAAATATCTGTTCGGTAAATCGGCTTTGCTTCCTTACAGAATAATAGTAATAGTTTGTATAATTGTAGGAGCATTACAGGAAGTTGATATAGTATGGTCATTGGCTGATATATTTAACAGTTTAATGGTTATTCCGAACTTGATAGCAATCGTATGGTTATCAGGAGAAGCAAAAGAGTTACTGGCAGATTATAATAAAAAATATGAAAAAAATGATGTCTATTATGATTATGAAGATAAGTAATTAGACAAAATTGAAAAGAAGCGATTTTAAAATTGAAATTGAAAGAAGTTAAAAATGTACCGAAGAACGGGAATGTAAAAATTGCATGTTTGGAGGTACATATTTTTATATTTGAAAAATAAAGATTCTAACAGAAAATTAAAAAATCGTAAACTGACTTGACAAATCAAAAAATGAGGTTATACTATAAACATAAGATAGGTGAGAAATTAATAAACAGTAATTTAATTTAAGTTATCAGCTTTTTAAATTAATGAAGATTGAAAGGAGAATTATTGTGAAAATAGTAGTTAATAACTTTAATACAAAAATAAAGAATGATAATTTGAATAATATGTACTTTTGAAGCTGAGAAGTATGTAATCATTGCGGTGCAATGAAATTACAGAATATGAATAACTTTTTATGCACAAGGCATTTTTATGCTCTAAATTTTTGAGTTGGAGTATAAGAATGCTTTTTGTATTTTATTATAGTTTATAAACATTAGATATATAAATCTGGAAATAAGGAGGTGGCGTATAAAAATATAATTTTGATAAAATTCTAAAAATGGTTATAAAATATTGAAGGAGGTAACATCTTATGAAATTAGAATTAGGAAAAATTAAAATCAACGATATACA belongs to Pseudoleptotrichia goodfellowii and includes:
- a CDS encoding glycine/sarcosine/betaine reductase component B subunit, with protein sequence MRLELGKIFIKDIQFASESKIENNVLYVNKEELIKAIWDDEAIVSVDLDIAKPGESVRITPVKDVIEPRVKVEGRGGIFPGILSKVDTVGEGKTIALKGIAVVTTGKIVGFQEGIIDMTGPGAEYTPFSKLNNLVIIAEPAEGIKQHEHEKAVRYIGFKAAKYIGELAKDLKPEETKVYETKPLLEQIAQYPDLPKVGYVYMLQTQGLLHDTYVYGVDAKQIVPTLLYPTEIMDGAIVSGNCVSACDKNPTYVHLNNGVIEELYEKHGKEINFLGVIITNENVYLADKERSSNWTAKFTKYLGLDAAIVSQEGFGNPDTDLIMNCKKIENEGVKTVIVTDEYAGQNGASQSLADADPKADAVVTGGNANQLITLPKLDKVIGHIDVVNVIAGGNHDSLQADGSIVLEIQAITGATNETGFGYLSAKTY
- a CDS encoding alanine/glycine:cation symporter family protein, which encodes MGYEKLVDLINTINSFIASNILMWGLLGAGAFLTLFLGFPQITKMSRAFGMVFGGLFKKKANSKEGSMSSFQALATAIAAQVGTGNVAGVATAITAGGPGAIFWMWVSAFLGMGTIFTEATLAQKYRKKIHGELVGGPAYYISYGLKKAGILSKFLAGFFAVSIILALGFMGNAVQSNSIASGIKGISGLENINAGIIGVIVAVLAALIFWGGMQRIAKFAELVVPIMAAVYILASIIVLIIFHKEIIPTVIWIFESAFTPHAAVGGIAGSIVKVAVQKGIARGLFSNEAGMGSTPHAHAVAHVNHPAEQGLSAMVGVFIDTILVCSATALSILVTGAYNLKDAGDKYLRGAQLTQGAFKNAFGEPGAILLAICLAFFAFTTIVGWYYFGESNIKYLFGKSALLPYRIIVIVCIIVGALQEVDIVWSLADIFNSLMVIPNLIAIVWLSGEAKELLADYNKKYEKNDVYYDYEDK
- a CDS encoding M20 metallopeptidase family protein — its product is MSNVLDKAKKYEDYIIKIRRKLHENPELSCQEFETKKLIVEELKKLGLEIKETSGTSLIAVLKGGKPGKTIALRADFDALPIIEQSDVEFISKNHGVMHACGHDGHTAMLLGAANILSEMKEEINGEIRFFFQEGEEIFAGAKKIIEAGGMKGVDACFGMHGMPIPTGTVNIESGYRLSGCDTIYVNFEGVSGHGSAPHLAKDTIHPACLFVTDLQSIITKNLNPQEAVVVSVGKFNGGTKANIISKYTELEISMRYFNPEARKTVHEAIIRHTKSIAEAYEIKVDVRIEESTLSLYNSPEMVELAKKVATEILGENCNVPIPRPMASEDMSYYFEHAKGVYIFIGYKNEEKGSIYFPHHEKFKLDEDYFKYGAAIFVEFALDYLKSNL
- the grdB gene encoding glycine reductase complex selenoprotein B, which produces MSKIRAVHYINQFFAGVGGEEKAHIEPELRKELPPISQQLQAQLGDEFEIVAAVVCGDSYFNENLEKAQATLLKMIKGLEPQLFIAGPAFNAGRYGVAAGTITKLIQDELHIPAVTAMYIENPGVDMYRKDVYIVEASDSAAGMRKVLPKLAKLATKLAKGEEILSPAEEGYIPKGVRVNFFHKETGSKRAVDMLIKKIKGEPFETEYPMPNFDRVDPNPAVKDLTKATIALVTSGGIVPKGNPDHIESSSASKYGEYSIAGVNDLTADTFETAHGGYDPVYANEDADRVLPVDIMRELEKAGKIGKLHDKFYTTVGNGTAVASAKGFAAEYAQKLKADGVDAVILTSTUGTCTRCGATMVKEIERAGIPVVHMCTVVPISLTVGANRIVPTIAIPHPLGNPKLDSIEEERKIRRKLIDKALKALTTEVDGQTVFE
- the trxA gene encoding thioredoxin TrxA; translation: MLELNKDNFEAEVLQADGYVFVDFWSQGCEPCKALMPDVHKLAEKYEGKMKFTSLDTTTARRLAIKQRVLGLPTLAVYKGGEKIDEVTKEDATVENVEALIKKYI
- the grdD gene encoding glycine/sarcosine/betaine reductase complex component C subunit alpha; this encodes MSKKIISEVLLELADAIETGNFGKKIKVGVTTLGSEHGSENIIKGAIAAKNDLFDIVLIGKGHEDFESYETESEDEAHKIMEELLDKGEIASCVTMHYNFPIGVSTVGRVVTPGKGNEMFIATTTGTSATDRVEAMVRNAIYGIAAAKSVGIKKPTVGIINIEGARQTEKLLSELQKNGYDFEFTESQRADGGAVMRGNDLLMGTPDVMVTDSLTGNLLMKIFSSFTTGGDYEAQGYGYGPGVGENYDRRILILSRASGSPVVAKALKYAYEVATGEVNEKAREEYKKAQAAGLDKIFAELKNKKQESKPSEEVKVPEKEAVTSQIAGVDIMDLEDAAKAIWKHGIYAESGMGCTGPIILVSKANKEKAKEILKADGFLSE
- the grdC gene encoding glycine/sarcosine/betaine reductase complex component C subunit beta, with the protein product MNYPVFKGAGYVLVHTPDMIENGSTCSIERETNPDSEFLKEIKNHIRSYEEVVNYLPNQVYIGRKTPEELNTFPMPWYNIKDQKGDRHGKFGEIVPQDEFLGIMQISDAFDLVKLSEEFVASVRPKIEENYKELAPFFGQLKGSDISEIDPKDQKLIHEGKVVGYVKRAHDVDPNLNAHVMAENLVVKASGVISALQLLRNAKINPEEIDYVIECSEEACGDINQRGGGNFAKSIAEIAGLTNATGSDLRGFCAAPTHALISGASLVKAGIYKNVMVVAGGATAKLGMNAKDHVKKGIPVLEDVLGGFAVLISENDGVNPVIRTDLVGKHNVGTGSSPQKVISALVTPGLDKAGLKITDIDVFSVEMQNPDITMAAGAGNVPEANYKMIGALAVMRGDIAKAGLKSFIEEKGLPGWAPTQGHIPSGVPYVGFLREDLTTGNKNRAMIVGKGSLFLGRMTNLFDGVSFVAERNTGEKSSEEGAVSKEEIRKIIAESIKKLAQNIADAEE
- the grdA gene encoding glycine/sarcosine/betaine reductase complex selenoprotein A, translated to MSSLKNKKVIIIGDRDGIPGLAIEECVKTIEGTEVVFSSTECFVUTAAGAMDLENQKRVKEAAEKFGNENVAVLLGASEAEAAGLAAETVTVGDPTFAGPLAGVALNLAVYHIVEEAVKEQVDPAVYEEQVGMMEMVLDVDAISEEMKEVRGD